Genomic DNA from Desulfonema ishimotonii:
AACGTAGAGATTACCGGAATCATCCACAGCAAAACCTGACGGAAAGCTCAATACCGCTTCCGTTGCCAGGATACCATCCTCATTATTTGTCCCGCCTCCGGCCACAGTGGTAATAATGCCTTTTGTATCCACTTTGCGAATACGCTGGATACCAGTATTTGAGAAATCAACATCTGAGAAATATAAATTACCGGCGGAATCAACGACGATAGCTCCTTCACAATCGAAATCAACTTTTGCCTGGGTAGCCGGTATTTCTTCACCATAAGATCCCTTTTGTCCGTTTCCGACCACAGTTGAAATATAACCGTCCGAATCCACTTTTCGGATCCGATAATTAAAACCATCCATGATATAAAGATTACCTGACGTATCCATAGTCAATCCGATGGGATAAGCTAAATTAGCCTCTGTAGCCTTTATGCCATCGCCGTTGAAGCCATACTCTCCCGTACCGGCCACGGTGGTGATGGTACCGTTCACATCCACTTTTCGCACACGGTAATTATACCAATCTGCAATATAAAGGTTACCTTCTGAATCGACATATATATAGTTGGGGAAATAAAGCTGGGCCTTTGTAGCCTCTATATTGTCACCATTAAAACCTTTCTCTCCTGTTCCGGCCACGGTTTCAATGATATTATACTTTGTGAAGGTTGATCCGTCTCCTTTGAAGAGGGTTTGCTCTCCGGCGGGATAATACCTGTGGTGAGTAGAAATATCCCATCCTTGGGCAACCAGATTTCCCTCGGCTCTGTTTATCGTCAGTATATGTTTTTTCCATCTTATTCCGGCTTGCCTCGCCAGTTTTTCCACCAAGATTTCCCCGGTCTGACCGAATGCTCTCTTAAAGGCTTCTGAAACAGAATAGTACGCTTTATATTTAAAACCGATTTCCACATCAGCTTTAAATTTTCCAAATACTTCGTTGCCCAGATAATCCGTACCGTCCCATATGAATTCCGCCTTCTGATTCGGAAGGGCGGGCAGTTCTTTCTGAAATGATCTTCCGGCTATTCTGACGTTGACAACAATGCCTTCGAGACTTTCCGGGACAGAATCTCCGCTGGCCGGAACCGTAATGAAGTGCTGATATCCCCTGACCCGGTTGCTGACGTAATGAAGACTGAACGCTGTGCCGGGAACCGGAATATCTTCATGAAAAATCCGGGAGCGGTCTTCAACAGAAGATGCTATGTTCTTGGTTGGGCAGGTCAGAGGTTCTTCTTTTTGTTCATCTGCATCCGGTCCGCTTTCGGGATTCGGATCATCCGCATCGGATTCCAGTCGATAAGACCAGTTAAAATCGTACGGAGTAAAGTGAGATAATTCTACCTTCAAAAAAGTGGATTCCCCGGAATCAGAGGCATCAGGACCATAAGGCGGATATACTGTCGGGTCATCAAGTCCCCTGACCTGACCGTCAGAAACGCCGTCCCCGTCCTCATCGTATGCATCCGTTACGCCATCACCATCTGAATCCAGGAGGCGGACGACAATACCGTTATCAAGCGGTTCCCAGACACCCCTGTCGCGATTGTAAGTCCCTACAGGTACAGCAGTTCCGACCTCAAATCCGAGAAAATTGTCCACCCATACTGTCACCGGTTTTTTAAATCCGATCCTGTCAACGCCGTCCGCAGCCAGCTCCACGCAGTAGGTATATGCCGAGTTGGGCGGAAGAACCGCCGGCATACTCTCCTGCGTGTCATACTCGGTGGCCCGGACTGTAATGGTTTCCAGCGGATGATCCGTCAGATTCTCACCGTTTTCATCCTGCAAATACGCCTCATTGTCACCGGTGAATACAACCGTGCAGGAGCGGGAACCGAACTCATCCGTCACCTCGGTACTCCGGTGCGATATGACCGTATCAGCGCTGCCGTCAAAGGTCACGGTCGTGGCGACCGGATCTTCGGGAATCATCCGCACGGTTTCGGTGATGGCAATATCGTTCCAGGGCACATATACCTTGCGCTGTGCGGAAATCAGGCCGGATTTCCGGAATACCGCGGTCATGTGGCTTCCGCCTTCCACCGGAACAGAGAACCGGCCTTCCTCATCGGTCAGAACGGTGCCGTATTCCGGGTGATTCAGGATTGTCACGGAAACATCGCTGATTCGGACGCCATCCGCGCCCTTCACCTTGCCGGTGATGATAGAAAAACGATCTGAATCATATTCTTCGATTGTGGCATCCGACGGAATCAGATCCCGGTATTTTTCACCGAAAGAACCTTCGGGAAGCGTTTCGGGATTGCCGAGAACCGTAATTGCCGCCTGGGCGCTGGCAACGCCCGTATCACCTGAAACCGTGATGGTATAAGTCGTGGTATGCGCAGGAGTCACATCTGTTGTTCCTGATATTTCCACCATGCCGATGCCGTTATCAATATATGCTTTCTGGGCATTTATCGAAGACCATGACAGCGTGGCTGTCCCGCCTTTGGCTATGGAAACCGGTGAGGCTGTAAAGGTCACTGAGGGGAGATCAGATGTCCCGTTTACCTGAATGGTCACGCTGGCAGTAGCTGTTCCGCCCGGCCCGGTGGCTGTAAGGGTATAAGTCGTCGTCTCAGCCGGAAAAACCGCCTGCGTTCCGGAAACACTCACCGTGCCGATGCCGTTGTCAATCGTCACGGTATCCGCGTTTTCAACTGTCCAGGAAAGCGTGGCAGAAGCACCTGCCGCAATCTCTGTCGGATCGGCAGAAAAGGTGATGCCCGGTGCGGGCTGATCCGCCGTCACCGTCACGGTCACGGAAGCTGTCTGCGTGCCGCCCGGCCCGGTGGCTGTAAGGGTATAAGTCGTCGTCTCAGTAGGAGAAACCGCCTGTGTGCCGGAGACATTTACCGCACCGATGCCGTTGTCGATGGTCACAGTGTCCGCGTTTTCAACTGTCCAGGAAAGCGTGGAAGAAGCACCTGCCGCAATCTCTGTCGGATCGGCGACAAAGGTGATCAGCACTGCTTCGGCAGGCGTCGTCACACTGACCGCCGGGCTGAAATCCGAAAGATTGCCTGCCGAATCGTATGCCCGGATTTTATAAACATATGCCGTTTCCGCGCTCAGTCCTGTATCGCTGTAAGCGGTTCCGGCGGTCGTGCCGATCTCGGCATCGTCCCGGAATATCTTATATCCGGCAACCCCGGTGTCATCGGACGACGCCTCCCAGGCCAGATCCGTCTGCGAAGCGGAAACCGCCGTGGCCGTCAGATTCGACGGAACGGTCGGCGGGGTCTCATCCGGTGTGCCGGAATGAAAGGCGGCCTTGCCGTTCTGATAAATAAAGCCGATCTCGGTTGCCGACAGCGTTCTGCCGTAAATAAAGGCATATGAGATATTGCCGTCAAAAAACGGATACAGCGCATTGCCTTCCTGCAAAGCCGAGATGTGGGTATGTACGCCCGGAGCGTACTCGGGACCGCCCGAATATCCGCCTTCGGCGAATATTTCCCGGCCGTCGGCATAAATTCTCATGGTCTGCCCGTCATACATGGCCACGACAAATGTCCACTCTCCGGGCTGGAATTTTCCCGCCGCGGTCCGGCATGCGGCTTCTCCGTCGGGGGTTCTGATCATAAAATAAAAACTGCCGTCACTGCGGGCGGTCAGATTCAGATATCTTTCATTTCCGTTCTGCCGCGTTGAAAACAGCAGGGCATCCCCCTGATCCGGGTCCGCCCTGAACATGCAGCCCACGGTAAGCCGGTCGCCCCCGCTGCTGATATCCAAAGCACCCAGGTCTGCATAATTCCCATATCGGCTGTTCCAGCGGGCTTCGGTTGAGAAGCGGATATTGTTTCCCTGCTGGACATCTGACTCCCAGACAGGTCCGGCAGAGTCGCTGTTATGGCCCAGAACCGCGTCATTGCCGTTCCCGCTGCTGTCCGCAACCGTTGTCCCTTCGCCTTCTTCCATCAGCCAGATCCCGATGGCGCTGTTCAGCATTTCGGACAGGGATCCGGTATCCCCGGAAACCGTGACCTCGGACAGACGGGGAACCTGTGTGCTGTCCGGGGCAGACAGTTCCGCTTTCCAGATCAGCACCCTGCCCTCCGGAATACCGGTCAGATGCACGGTTCTCCGGGTGTGGGGCGGTGTTCCGGGCGTCCAATTGCTGACAGTTTCGCCGTCCCCGTCGGATTGCGTCACCGAATCCCAGGAAACCACTTCGGTCCAGGAATCTCCGCCGGTTGCGGAAACATAATACCGGATATTCCCATCTGCGGACGGGATATGGTCCGCAACTTCGAGCGTCACACCGGTGTAAACGGCATTCGGCGCGGATGGCGTAACCGCCGCCCCGTTTTTCAGGCAGACCGTCCCGCCGCAGCCCCCCCTGTAGCCAATGCGGAACACCATATCGTTATGGTCCGCATCTCCGCCGGATCTCGTATCCTCCCATCCCAGAACCCGCTGGTCCGCATCTGTATCGGATGTTGCCAGGATCACATGGGGAAATTTCCCGGCAACATCCTCCCGAATCCGCAGCGGGTATGTGCCGGACAGTGTGATGCCGAAATACGTGTTCAGCCGGTCCTGTGCGGATTCGGTCAGCCATTCCGACCGGACGCGGCATGTCCCCTCGTCGGCAACGTCCAGAAATGCGCCCAGATCATATTCCTTATCAAAGATGCCCGCAGCCTCATCCGTCCACAGGCTGTCTCCGGCAGGCGGTGTGCAACCTGTATAAGAATCCGTATTCCACGCGGTTTTGCTGAAATACACCGCGTCGGTGTCTGTGGTCGTATACCGCTGATTCGCGGTCAGAAAGAAAACCACCTCGGTTCCGCCGGGCAGTGTTCCGAGGGATTTTTCCATATCCTTCGGGGTCACGGCCCCGTCTCCGTCAGTCACAAAGGGAACGCCCGAACCGTCATCGAATCCGGCCAGCGCGGTCTCGTCGGATGCGGGGAAATTTCCGTTTTCACCGTAGTCGGTGTCCAGTATGCCGTTTCCGCCGTTGCAACAGCCGCTTCCCTCGGCATCATCCCTGATTTTTACGAACAGGACATGTTTTTTATCGACGGAAATGTTGTTCCAGCCCCTGAAATTCCCGTCCGCGTCAACGGCATCCTCATACCGCATCCACCCGAAGTCGGAAACATAGCCCGCGCCTTCATAAACAAACCCGGCCCGGACTTCCTGGGCAAAAGGAATGACGATTTTTTCGGGATCCGTAACCGGGGAACCCGCGCCGGGGACGATATCGCCGTTGTCGTCAATGTTCACATTCGTCAGTTCCAAATCACCGGCGTCAAACGAACCGGAAATGCTCTCGGCCGCAGGCAGCCAGATTGCCGTCAGCGTCAGAACCAGTAAAATCAGAAACCTTTTCATGGCAGCTCCTTTTGTGTGGGGCAGTGACAGGGTAAAAGACGAACGGAAAACACCGGGATAAAAGGAACTTCCCGGAACGCGGACAAGGAAAAAGCGGGGTGTGAACACATGTCCGGCAGCCCTGCTGTCTGAAAACGTTCGGATCGGTGGTTTTAAGTCCCGGTCTTACTTTTTGGTTTGTCTTTTACGTAAAAAATAATTATGGGATTTACACGGACTAAAAATGCCTTATACAGATATATCATGTGATGTTCAGGAATTATTTACATGTTTGGGTTTTTCTTCACAGAATCACACATGAAACACATTGTCAGCACGGCAGCGCCGCCCCACATGGGAGCGGTCTTGCCGATTTGTAATGGGGAGCGTCAACAATGAAAGGAGATTATTAAAAAAATTAAATCTAATTAACCAACTGTTATTTTAATATAAAGTGTGGACAAAAAGCATATAACGGTGTATGAGGTTGTCATTGTTTTATTACAAAATATATCTGAATTGCGTTGTGGCGTTAATGTTCACTCAGGATTAAACTGGCGGGTGGCGAATGCCGGATTGCAACAGTTTCGGCAACAGATAACCCGTTATTCAAACCTTTACAGAACATTGGCTTTGTCGGCGGGAAATGCGGTCATCCCCTTATTCCTGAGATATGATATTGTAATGATGTCGAAAAACAGATTCAAACGGCGGCCTGCCCCGCGCTCCGATCAGGACCGACGGCGACGGCGGCGGGAGATATTCCTGATATTTGCCATCATCGGTGTGATGGCCCTGGTGACCTATCTCGAAAAGCGCCTTATCTACTTCGGCCCGAATTTCCAGGTTTCCAACACGGTGCTGATGTTCATCCTGATCAACATCAACCTGCTGCTGCTGATCCTGCTGATTTTCCTGGTCTTCAGAAATCTGGTCAAACTGCTGTACGACCGGAAACGGAAGGTGATGGGGGCCAAACTCCGCACCCGGCTGGTGATTGCCTTTGTCAGCCTGACCCTT
This window encodes:
- a CDS encoding NHL domain-containing protein, producing MKRFLILLVLTLTAIWLPAAESISGSFDAGDLELTNVNIDDNGDIVPGAGSPVTDPEKIVIPFAQEVRAGFVYEGAGYVSDFGWMRYEDAVDADGNFRGWNNISVDKKHVLFVKIRDDAEGSGCCNGGNGILDTDYGENGNFPASDETALAGFDDGSGVPFVTDGDGAVTPKDMEKSLGTLPGGTEVVFFLTANQRYTTTDTDAVYFSKTAWNTDSYTGCTPPAGDSLWTDEAAGIFDKEYDLGAFLDVADEGTCRVRSEWLTESAQDRLNTYFGITLSGTYPLRIREDVAGKFPHVILATSDTDADQRVLGWEDTRSGGDADHNDMVFRIGYRGGCGGTVCLKNGAAVTPSAPNAVYTGVTLEVADHIPSADGNIRYYVSATGGDSWTEVVSWDSVTQSDGDGETVSNWTPGTPPHTRRTVHLTGIPEGRVLIWKAELSAPDSTQVPRLSEVTVSGDTGSLSEMLNSAIGIWLMEEGEGTTVADSSGNGNDAVLGHNSDSAGPVWESDVQQGNNIRFSTEARWNSRYGNYADLGALDISSGGDRLTVGCMFRADPDQGDALLFSTRQNGNERYLNLTARSDGSFYFMIRTPDGEAACRTAAGKFQPGEWTFVVAMYDGQTMRIYADGREIFAEGGYSGGPEYAPGVHTHISALQEGNALYPFFDGNISYAFIYGRTLSATEIGFIYQNGKAAFHSGTPDETPPTVPSNLTATAVSASQTDLAWEASSDDTGVAGYKIFRDDAEIGTTAGTAYSDTGLSAETAYVYKIRAYDSAGNLSDFSPAVSVTTPAEAVLITFVADPTEIAAGASSTLSWTVENADTVTIDNGIGAVNVSGTQAVSPTETTTYTLTATGPGGTQTASVTVTVTADQPAPGITFSADPTEIAAGASATLSWTVENADTVTIDNGIGTVSVSGTQAVFPAETTTYTLTATGPGGTATASVTIQVNGTSDLPSVTFTASPVSIAKGGTATLSWSSINAQKAYIDNGIGMVEISGTTDVTPAHTTTYTITVSGDTGVASAQAAITVLGNPETLPEGSFGEKYRDLIPSDATIEEYDSDRFSIITGKVKGADGVRISDVSVTILNHPEYGTVLTDEEGRFSVPVEGGSHMTAVFRKSGLISAQRKVYVPWNDIAITETVRMIPEDPVATTVTFDGSADTVISHRSTEVTDEFGSRSCTVVFTGDNEAYLQDENGENLTDHPLETITVRATEYDTQESMPAVLPPNSAYTYCVELAADGVDRIGFKKPVTVWVDNFLGFEVGTAVPVGTYNRDRGVWEPLDNGIVVRLLDSDGDGVTDAYDEDGDGVSDGQVRGLDDPTVYPPYGPDASDSGESTFLKVELSHFTPYDFNWSYRLESDADDPNPESGPDADEQKEEPLTCPTKNIASSVEDRSRIFHEDIPVPGTAFSLHYVSNRVRGYQHFITVPASGDSVPESLEGIVVNVRIAGRSFQKELPALPNQKAEFIWDGTDYLGNEVFGKFKADVEIGFKYKAYYSVSEAFKRAFGQTGEILVEKLARQAGIRWKKHILTINRAEGNLVAQGWDISTHHRYYPAGEQTLFKGDGSTFTKYNIIETVAGTGEKGFNGDNIEATKAQLYFPNYIYVDSEGNLYIADWYNYRVRKVDVNGTITTVAGTGEYGFNGDGIKATEANLAYPIGLTMDTSGNLYIMDGFNYRIRKVDSDGYISTVVGNGQKGSYGEEIPATQAKVDFDCEGAIVVDSAGNLYFSDVDFSNTGIQRIRKVDTKGIITTVAGGGTNNEDGILATEAVLSFPSGFAVDDSGNLYVAEHYYPKIRKIDPSGIITTVAGNGVFTKEPGVGDGGPATEARFGNIYDIALDTSGNLYVTDYYHHCIRKIDTKGYISTVAGNGTEGYMGDGGPATQAQLNCPYGIATDDAGNLWFAEQVNNRIRKIYTPPLSVASMEPDDILFVEDNGMGHIMYPDGRHRKTVETDTGTPVYEFAYDSDNNLRTITDRFGRDTLISGYGTGTITITSPDGLETRLKIDTAHNQLTHIIYPGHTESDCYRFEYADNDGLLTLKTEPAGNRFHHEFDERGRLVEAWDEDESGNKYGSWTFNRTIGTDGFIYSTVTTALDNQTVYKDLTDSTGKYTSEITGPAGGMTYFEQSADSLKVRKEQPCGMAYDLEYDFDSEYKFRYLKKVSESTEAGLTRVVEKNRTYEETDGDSANGPDIITDTVTVNGNPTTVVKDIRQSRITATSPEGRTVTTLYDPDTLLTEKVSIPGLNDTTYAYYDDGRLRQVVTGTREYSLTYDSSGNLATAVTPDNRTTRFDEYDPVGRLKKVTRPDNSVVRFEYDANGNMTALFKPGTSGEVEHGFGSDKVNLPESYTPPADGSGYVWQYDKDRRLIREEFPSGGQIVYDHTDPNDETDKSRLWEIRPSDGTDTVVYDYYDCGTKVASVTKGSESVTYGYNGSLVTSEALAGTLEQTLGYHYNNDLAVSSFTYAGETESYTYDNDGLLTGAGDFTITRKEQNGLPESVSDSALTLSRDFSGYGETDREAYSVGGDQMVWEITSRDNAGRIRQKTETVGGETITYDYDYDEMGRLLTVKKDGTPVEEYRYDAAGRRNYELNTRRGISRTADGDFDYDDADCLTGIGDADYEYDEDGFLLRKTDGADVTLYDYSLRGELLSVSLPDGRFIEYVHDPLGRRIAKKIDGTITEKYLWSGLTTLMAVYNGGDNLLMRFEYAAGRMPVAMTKGGQRYYLAYDQVGTLRVVTDASGNPVKQVGYDTFGNVISDTDFAVPFGFAGGLYDADTGLIRFGHRDYDPDAGRWTAKDPIGFAGGDTDLYGYCLGDPVNGIDPDGRFVFAAAFAFGAISSYGGLTMLGDAAVAFAIGQIITQMSKGDGNLPDISILGDAVKASSPCPSPNNSDDDGKEDRYLDKDELKALKKKIKKDGYKNVEELKTPHGKNAGKYDLYVKPDGNIVVKPKGGAGIGEPTGYNIYNL